A genomic stretch from Diprion similis isolate iyDipSimi1 chromosome 1, iyDipSimi1.1, whole genome shotgun sequence includes:
- the LOC124407024 gene encoding uncharacterized protein LOC124407024 produces the protein MPLVIGALLIAVPADFASRLKSLIVSLVSYGLGTLALGFCTGFSCLASFSAFRAFWSSALLCVTTVYVAELQIPRHRGRVLVFLQVFWLLGVVAIPALPISWRISQFFFGSLALVIAGLAARYLTESHRLLFSMGKDERALECLRKIHKNNSPQSEEQLEYWASLDGLNDDLLSSGVQSIGEFKTYVPRAVRPPCYSAIIVLQFQFVFQLCYFTMSYWFGDLNCRQVLWFQIPTTHSECKLGVKSLEDKYSSQNRNELTSSSCSSSSIDPSYEKEVLFVALATLPFLVFMIMRIDQLGRPCFIATSHVIGGFLAFCVHYVIGTEYALFYTSLMEAMWIVSGAASSCLVVELSKTRYRVLGVGLANSLGYLGMAMGTHGLLLMEGAGCIAVISLSGIVLTGV, from the exons ATGC CTTTGGTCATCGGAGCTCTGCTGATCGCAGTTCCTGCAGACTTTGCCAGTCGGCTCAAGTCGTTGATAGTTTCTCTTGTGAGCTACGGTCTCGGCACCTTGGCTCTCGGTTTTTGCACCGGCTTCTCCTGCCTGGCGTCTTTCTCTGCCTTCAGAGCATTCTG GTCATCAGCCCTGCTCTGTGTGACGACGGTCTACGTCGCCGAGCTGCAGATTCCCCGGCACCGAGGAAGAGTCCTGGTCTTCCTTCAGGTCTTCTGGCTGCTCGGGGTCGTCGCGATTCCAG CACTACCAATCTCCTGGCGAATTTCGCAGTTCTTTTTCGGCTCCCTGGCTCTCGTCATCGCTGGACTGGCGGCTCGTTACCTGACGGAAAGTCACAGGCTTCTCTTCTCCATGGGCAAGGATGAGCGGGCTCTTGAATGCctgagaaaaattcataagaACAATTCTCCGCAGAGTGAAGAGCAGCTGGAGTATTGG GCGTCCCTCGACGGACTCAACGACGATCTTCTCTCCTCGGGGGTGCAGAGCATCGGTGAATTCAAGACCTACGTTCCGAGGGCCGTACGACCGCCTTGTTACAGCGCGATTATCGTCTTGCAGTTTCAATTCGTCTTCCAGCTGTG CTACTTCACCATGAGCTACTGGTTCGGCGATTTGAACTGCCGGCAGGTTCTGTGGTTCCAAATTCCAACGACCCATTCCGAGTGTAAACTCGGAGTAAAATCACTCGAGGATAAATACTCCTCGCAGAACAGAAACG AATTGACATCTTCGTCCTGCAGCTCGTCGAGCATCGATCCCAGTTACGAGAAAGAAGTGTTGTTCGTTGCTCTCGCGACCCTTCCATTTTTGGTTTTCATGATCATGCGTATCGATCAGTTAGGCAGACCTTGTTTTATAG CCACGAGTCACGTGATCGGTGGCTTCCTCGCGTTCTGCGTGCATTACGTGATCGGCACGGAATATGCTCTGTTTTATACAAGCTTGATGGAAGCCATGTGGATCGTGAGCGGAGCCGCGTCGTCATGCCTCGTCGTGGAATTGTCGAAAACGCGATATCG GGTTCTCGGCGTTGGATTGGCGAACAGTCTTGGATACTTGGGAATGGCGATGGGAACGCACGGTTTACTGTTGATGGAAGGAGCAGGTTGCATTGCCGTAATATCATTGAGTGGTATAGTGCTAACAGGTGTGTAA
- the LOC124409854 gene encoding synaptic vesicle glycoprotein 2C-like isoform X2, with the protein MVVGSYIWGNIADAVGRKWGLIAALLMDSMAALASSVAQSFPLFLFFRFFNGFGIIGATSIVFPYFSEFLAAKNRDVMLCRLEVFWTIGVISLPGIAWIVIPHSWRLGSVDTFSFTPWRMFVALCGVPSLTMAMILLLFPESPKYLMTHGKMDRALVVMEGMFAINTGLDKSDYPVKALVNPGQIHRASTKHEPRLRKLTIRLGAMWRQKKQLFSPPYLRYIALTCFADFGLMFSYYTLMLWFPELFERFGQFQEVHPDQPAGVCDVTSIVVQGAHNETTISASCDKPIDDKVFLYTVIIGLSCIPTSISLGLCINKLGKKFLLIFSFMAAGSAALGLNLVKNLTQTLILSCIFEALTSTTEVIIFCVIVELFPTSLRALAMSLTVTSGRLGAIVGNVVFGALIDLNCIIPIYTFAGLLISGGFLCMLIPSKGQIVPSLSSPPMTPLGSSFKMDTCDVR; encoded by the exons ATGGTTGTGGGCTCCTACATTTGGGGAAACATAGCAGACGCTGTTGGTCGTAAATGGGGCCTTATAGCGGCCTTGCTTATGGATTCGATGGCCGCTCTGGCGTCTAGTGTCGCCCAGTCTTTccccctcttcctcttcttccgaTTCTTCAACGGTTTCGG GATCATCGGAGCTACCAGCATCGTCTTTCCCTACTTCAGTGAATTCCTAGCCGCTAAGAATCGCGACGTGATGCTGTGCAGGCTCGAAGTCTTTTGGACCATCGGCGTCATCAGTCTGCCAG GGATCGCTTGGATAGTGATACCGCACAGCTGGAGACTCGGCAGTGTCGACACCTTCTCCTTCACCCCCTGGAGGATGTTCGTGGCCCTCTGCGGTGTGCCCAGTCTGACAATGGCTATGATCCTTCTCCTGTTCCCGGAAAGTCCGAAATACCTAATGACGCACGGGAAGATGGACAGAGCATTGGTCGTCATGGAAGGAATGTTCGCTATCAACACCGGATTGGATAAGTCTGATTATCCG GTGAAAGCTCTGGTCAACCCGGGTCAAATACACAGGGCGAGCACGAAACACGAGCCGCGTTTGCGAAAACTCACGATTCGTCTGGGTGCGATGTGGCGTCAGAAGAAGCAGCTCTTCTCGCCTCCGTATCTGCGTTACATCGCCCTGACATGCTTCGCCGATTTTGGATTGATGTTCAG cTACTACACCCTGATGCTCTGGTTCCCGGAGCTCTTCGAGCGGTTCGGCCAGTTCCAGGAAGTCCACCCGGACCAGCCGGCTGGAGTCTGCGACGTGACGTCGATCGTGGTCCAGGGTGCGCATAACGAGACGACGATATCGGCGAGCTGCGACAAGCCGATTGACGACAAGGTCTTCCTCTACACCGTGATAATCGGTTTATCCTGCATACCGACCTCGATCTCGCTCGGCCTCTGCATCAACAAACTCGGAAAGAAGTTTCTCCTGATCTTCAGCTTCATGGCTGCCGGTTCTGCAGCTCTGGGACTAAATTTGGTCAAGAACCTCACCCAGACCCTGATTCTTTCCTGCATATTTGAAGCCCTGACCAGCACCACAGAGGTCATAATATTCTGCGTGATAGTCGAGCTGTTTCCCACCAGCCTTCG AGCGTTGGCTATGTCGTTGACGGTGACTTCCGGTCGTCTCGGAGCGATTGTTGGAAACGTAGTTTTCGGGGCACTTATTGACCTGAACTGCATCATTCCGATTTACACGTTCGCCGGGCTTTTGATAT CTGGCGGATTTCTCTGCATGTTGATACCTAGCAAGGGTCAAATAGTACCTTCGCTATCTTCGCCCCCGATGACGCCGTTGGGAAGTTCATTTAAGATGGACACTTGCGACGTCCGGTAG
- the LOC124409854 gene encoding synaptic vesicle glycoprotein 2C-like isoform X1: MKLRLEKGYDFENAIAHVGYGKYQGLLLAVCGTIYAACAIGTTTLSFVLPSAECDFKLTSADKGRLNATPLVGMVVGSYIWGNIADAVGRKWGLIAALLMDSMAALASSVAQSFPLFLFFRFFNGFGIIGATSIVFPYFSEFLAAKNRDVMLCRLEVFWTIGVISLPGIAWIVIPHSWRLGSVDTFSFTPWRMFVALCGVPSLTMAMILLLFPESPKYLMTHGKMDRALVVMEGMFAINTGLDKSDYPVKALVNPGQIHRASTKHEPRLRKLTIRLGAMWRQKKQLFSPPYLRYIALTCFADFGLMFSYYTLMLWFPELFERFGQFQEVHPDQPAGVCDVTSIVVQGAHNETTISASCDKPIDDKVFLYTVIIGLSCIPTSISLGLCINKLGKKFLLIFSFMAAGSAALGLNLVKNLTQTLILSCIFEALTSTTEVIIFCVIVELFPTSLRALAMSLTVTSGRLGAIVGNVVFGALIDLNCIIPIYTFAGLLISGGFLCMLIPSKGQIVPSLSSPPMTPLGSSFKMDTCDVR; the protein is encoded by the exons ATGAAATTAAGACTCG AGAAAGGATACGATTTTGAGAACGCGATAGCTCACGTTG GTTATGGAAAATATCAAGGACTCTTGCTGGCCGTTTGCGGCACGATTTATGCCGCATGCGCGATCGGGACGACAACCCTTTCCTTCGTACTTCCGTCCGCGGAATGCGATTTCAAGTTAACATCCGCCGACAAGGGGCGGCTCAACGCGACGCCCCTCGTAG GCATGGTTGTGGGCTCCTACATTTGGGGAAACATAGCAGACGCTGTTGGTCGTAAATGGGGCCTTATAGCGGCCTTGCTTATGGATTCGATGGCCGCTCTGGCGTCTAGTGTCGCCCAGTCTTTccccctcttcctcttcttccgaTTCTTCAACGGTTTCGG GATCATCGGAGCTACCAGCATCGTCTTTCCCTACTTCAGTGAATTCCTAGCCGCTAAGAATCGCGACGTGATGCTGTGCAGGCTCGAAGTCTTTTGGACCATCGGCGTCATCAGTCTGCCAG GGATCGCTTGGATAGTGATACCGCACAGCTGGAGACTCGGCAGTGTCGACACCTTCTCCTTCACCCCCTGGAGGATGTTCGTGGCCCTCTGCGGTGTGCCCAGTCTGACAATGGCTATGATCCTTCTCCTGTTCCCGGAAAGTCCGAAATACCTAATGACGCACGGGAAGATGGACAGAGCATTGGTCGTCATGGAAGGAATGTTCGCTATCAACACCGGATTGGATAAGTCTGATTATCCG GTGAAAGCTCTGGTCAACCCGGGTCAAATACACAGGGCGAGCACGAAACACGAGCCGCGTTTGCGAAAACTCACGATTCGTCTGGGTGCGATGTGGCGTCAGAAGAAGCAGCTCTTCTCGCCTCCGTATCTGCGTTACATCGCCCTGACATGCTTCGCCGATTTTGGATTGATGTTCAG cTACTACACCCTGATGCTCTGGTTCCCGGAGCTCTTCGAGCGGTTCGGCCAGTTCCAGGAAGTCCACCCGGACCAGCCGGCTGGAGTCTGCGACGTGACGTCGATCGTGGTCCAGGGTGCGCATAACGAGACGACGATATCGGCGAGCTGCGACAAGCCGATTGACGACAAGGTCTTCCTCTACACCGTGATAATCGGTTTATCCTGCATACCGACCTCGATCTCGCTCGGCCTCTGCATCAACAAACTCGGAAAGAAGTTTCTCCTGATCTTCAGCTTCATGGCTGCCGGTTCTGCAGCTCTGGGACTAAATTTGGTCAAGAACCTCACCCAGACCCTGATTCTTTCCTGCATATTTGAAGCCCTGACCAGCACCACAGAGGTCATAATATTCTGCGTGATAGTCGAGCTGTTTCCCACCAGCCTTCG AGCGTTGGCTATGTCGTTGACGGTGACTTCCGGTCGTCTCGGAGCGATTGTTGGAAACGTAGTTTTCGGGGCACTTATTGACCTGAACTGCATCATTCCGATTTACACGTTCGCCGGGCTTTTGATAT CTGGCGGATTTCTCTGCATGTTGATACCTAGCAAGGGTCAAATAGTACCTTCGCTATCTTCGCCCCCGATGACGCCGTTGGGAAGTTCATTTAAGATGGACACTTGCGACGTCCGGTAG